A stretch of the Teretinema zuelzerae genome encodes the following:
- a CDS encoding methyl-accepting chemotaxis protein has translation METQKQAGLLRPRVSFYYCFTKRNLTIAPPGTTLFFRRYAEMSNKISNSEVVFTIEEKCVGCNKCIRNCPVLGANISYVKDGVTRVRVDQEKCIRCGACLDACSHKARDYTDDTEDFFNDLKRGSSITVVAAPAARVNFNTHRKMIGYLKSLGVRSVYDVSFGADITTWAYLQAIQRRNLQSVIAQPCPAIVNYIEKYQPKLIDTLAPIHSPTLCTAVYLRKYAKNSDKIAFLSPCVGKTDEFTDPNTEGLVSYNVTYKKLYEYIENKKIDLSRQQDGSYDDIGCWLGALFSRPGGLRENVEALVPGVWVRQVEGSRHAYPYLQEYENRVQKNKPVPLLVDILNCSHGCNIGTGTCKNVQIDDVDKSLNEIRNAKMKERASFGKTKQKELYRYFDKTLVLDDFLRKYTPKTVQLGKPNAAEKEKIWLELHKEAEADRSIDCSACGYHTCDDMVTAIFNGCNFPGNCIDYNRKEIERESRNIGEKTGIIEKMSRYTNEIVSVLDEAAALNLQVSLDGEFEGDFAKISGSINQILETFDRTLLEIRLAADEFTAGADQVSLGSADLAAGTQEQTTAVDNLAAQVKLLSEKNNLTEKNAAGARVMTSEAQEFAQEGNFRMSEMLNAMKEIQASSENITGILKTIDDIAFQTNILALNAAVEAARAGKYGKGFAVVADEVRNLAGRCSEAARESAGYIETSLATVKTGSDIANRTAEVLRRIADKSREIAGLVEEVAHSSADQTHGIRDITENLQQVSRVVMANASVSQESAATSEELSSQAVSLRGLVSRFQLRDE, from the coding sequence ATGGAGACGCAAAAACAAGCAGGACTCCTGCGGCCGCGGGTGTCGTTTTATTACTGTTTTACTAAACGAAATTTGACAATTGCGCCTCCGGGTACAACACTTTTCTTCAGGCGGTATGCGGAAATGTCTAATAAGATTTCAAATTCCGAGGTTGTGTTTACTATCGAAGAAAAGTGCGTTGGATGCAATAAATGCATACGTAATTGTCCTGTGCTGGGAGCGAATATTTCTTATGTCAAGGACGGCGTTACCCGGGTTCGCGTAGATCAGGAAAAATGCATACGTTGCGGCGCTTGTTTGGATGCCTGTTCGCATAAAGCTCGGGATTATACGGATGATACTGAAGATTTCTTCAATGATCTGAAAAGAGGCTCTTCAATCACTGTCGTCGCGGCCCCTGCGGCTCGGGTAAATTTCAATACACACCGAAAAATGATCGGTTATTTGAAGTCTCTCGGCGTTCGTTCTGTGTACGATGTATCTTTCGGCGCGGATATTACGACCTGGGCCTACTTACAAGCGATACAGCGGCGGAATTTGCAATCCGTGATAGCGCAGCCCTGTCCTGCCATTGTTAATTATATCGAGAAATATCAGCCGAAACTGATCGATACGCTGGCCCCTATACATAGTCCGACGCTCTGCACCGCGGTGTATCTGCGGAAATACGCGAAAAACAGCGATAAAATCGCATTTTTATCTCCGTGCGTAGGAAAAACGGATGAATTTACCGATCCGAACACCGAAGGACTTGTTTCGTACAATGTTACGTATAAAAAACTCTATGAATACATCGAAAACAAGAAAATCGATCTATCCCGGCAGCAGGATGGTTCTTACGATGATATCGGATGCTGGCTCGGCGCATTATTCAGCCGTCCCGGCGGATTGCGGGAAAACGTCGAAGCTCTCGTTCCCGGCGTGTGGGTTCGCCAGGTAGAAGGAAGCCGCCACGCGTATCCGTATCTGCAGGAATATGAAAACCGCGTGCAGAAAAATAAACCGGTGCCTCTGCTAGTGGATATTCTCAATTGTTCTCACGGATGCAACATCGGAACCGGCACCTGCAAGAACGTGCAGATCGACGATGTCGATAAGTCGTTGAATGAAATCAGAAACGCGAAAATGAAGGAACGCGCTTCGTTCGGGAAAACGAAGCAAAAGGAGTTGTATCGATATTTCGATAAAACCCTGGTTCTGGACGATTTTCTCAGAAAATATACGCCAAAGACTGTGCAGTTGGGGAAGCCGAACGCCGCAGAGAAAGAGAAAATCTGGCTCGAACTTCATAAAGAAGCGGAAGCTGACCGGTCGATCGATTGTTCGGCCTGCGGATACCACACCTGCGACGACATGGTTACCGCGATATTCAACGGGTGCAATTTTCCCGGCAACTGCATCGATTACAATCGGAAGGAAATAGAGCGCGAGTCGCGAAACATCGGCGAGAAAACAGGAATAATCGAAAAAATGTCCCGGTATACCAACGAAATCGTTTCGGTATTGGACGAGGCCGCCGCTTTGAATTTACAGGTTTCGCTGGACGGTGAATTCGAAGGCGATTTCGCGAAGATCAGCGGCTCGATAAATCAAATTCTGGAAACATTCGACAGAACGCTTTTGGAAATCCGTCTTGCGGCTGATGAATTTACCGCGGGCGCCGATCAGGTATCCCTGGGAAGCGCGGATCTCGCGGCGGGTACGCAGGAGCAGACGACGGCAGTGGATAATCTGGCGGCCCAGGTGAAACTGCTTTCGGAGAAAAACAATCTGACGGAGAAGAACGCGGCCGGCGCGCGGGTCATGACAAGCGAGGCTCAGGAATTCGCTCAGGAGGGAAATTTCAGAATGAGCGAAATGCTGAATGCCATGAAAGAAATACAAGCGTCGTCTGAAAACATCACCGGCATATTGAAGACGATCGACGATATCGCCTTCCAGACGAATATTCTGGCTCTCAACGCTGCAGTCGAGGCCGCGCGGGCCGGAAAATACGGAAAGGGCTTTGCTGTCGTCGCAGACGAGGTCAGGAATTTGGCGGGACGATGCTCCGAAGCCGCCCGTGAAAGCGCAGGCTATATCGAAACCTCTTTGGCGACGGTAAAAACCGGATCCGATATCGCGAACCGCACGGCGGAGGTGCTTCGGCGCATTGCGGACAAGTCGCGAGAGATCGCCGGCCTTGTGGAAGAGGTTGCTCATTCCTCTGCGGATCAAACGCACGGTATAAGGGATATAACTGAAAACCTTCAGCAGGTGTCCCGGGTGGTTATGGCGAACGCGTCGGTTTCGCAGGAGAGCGCCGCCACGAGCGAGGAACTTTCGTCACAGGCGGTTTCCTTGAGGGGGCTTGTATCGCGCTTTCAGCTTCGCGATGAGTGA